The genomic window CTTAGGAAATTTAGAATATGAAACAACGATGAATGATAATAAACAGTGGAGGTTTGATTTTACTTATAATTGGTCAGGAAAACAACAATTGCCATATACGGCTTCAAATCCTTCAGCAGATCAGTTTCCAGATTTTTCGCCTGCTTATGCTGTAATGAATGCGCAAGTAACCCGTGTTTTTTCTTCAGTTTTTGAAGTGTATGTAGGAGGAGAAAATATTGGAAATTATAGACAAGAAAAAGCAATTTTAGGAGCCAACGATCCTTTTGGACCTAATTTTGATGCATCAATTGCATACGCACCAATTTTTGGGCAGATGTATTATGCGGGACTTAGATTTAAAATTAAATAACAATTTGAATAATAATAAAAATTAAAAGCAATGAATAAAATAGTTTTAATCGCAATGATGGTTTTTTTAGGATTTTCGGCTCAGGCTCAAACTAAAAAAAATAAGAATTTAAAATATACCACAGAAGTAAACGGTAACTGCGAACAATGTAAAAAACGAATTGAAAAAGCGGCTTATGGCGTTCCGGGAGTAAAAACGGCGACTTGGGATGTTGGTTCGCACCAGCTTTCGGTTATTTTAAATGAAGAGAAATGTTCTCCTGCAGATTTGAACAAAGCAATTGCAAAGGCAGGTCATGATACTAAAGAAGTTAAAGCAACAACTGAAGATTATGACAACCTTCATAGCTGTTGTAAGTATGTAAGAGAATAATTATGCAGAGAAGCCCAGACAATTAGTTTGGGCTTTTTTTAATAGTTAATTTATGTTTAAAATACCGCATTTTATTGTGGTTAAGGTAAATTATTGTTACTTTCACGAACTATAAAAAATAACCAATCACATTTATGAATAATTTTGAATGGACT from Flavobacterium sp. KACC 22763 includes these protein-coding regions:
- a CDS encoding heavy-metal-associated domain-containing protein; translation: MNKIVLIAMMVFLGFSAQAQTKKNKNLKYTTEVNGNCEQCKKRIEKAAYGVPGVKTATWDVGSHQLSVILNEEKCSPADLNKAIAKAGHDTKEVKATTEDYDNLHSCCKYVRE